Proteins encoded in a region of the Solanum dulcamara chromosome 9, daSolDulc1.2, whole genome shotgun sequence genome:
- the LOC129902145 gene encoding DDT domain-containing protein PTM-like — translation MEGGVGRSERRGRKRRRKDVTNVEVDQDGKKRAVGLKPKSLVGRYVRKEFEGNGLFLGKIMFYDSGLYRVDYDDGDCEDLDTGELKEVLVEEDELVGEWLDRKKKLNEMVAGREVKDVASQVEIEADPISAVVDGIEEVPDSSDLRNDCPVKLEKMQVDTDADSLSDLSEDDEEQDLSSEVEKPLVPAPELPPSSGNIGIPEEYVPHLLSIYSFLRTFSTTLFLSPFGLDDFVGALSCSVPNSLLDSIHVALMRVLRRHLEKLSSDGSELASKCVRNIDWSLLDTMTWAAYLVHYLTGMGYTDEHGWKGFYPHTLEKEYYSLSACRKLIVLQILCDSVLDSEELREEIDMREESEVGIDSDGGTAFAPVIGPRRVHPRYSKTSACKDQEAIKLSKENSETNVSSNTTSLAPKVSGQDSIRDVDQDGNGDECRLCGMDGTLLCCDGCPSSYHGRCIGVSKMYIPEGAWYCPECTVNELGPKITRGTTLKGSEVFGVDSYGQVFMGTCNHLLVLKALAGSDCNVRYYYDNDIPKVLQALNANVQHYSLYLEICKGIIQYWELPVNIIFPNGELSEIRRQGECTTGGCLSSSLNSLITESHGEENTASCVTEYGAGNALLGSFPMEPMQNENLGAVSRPDGLCLANIDSIARQSNTPMDSLPSEQIQVKSSVCTGSADQQLIPSEWTEQDGPNLVKTAMHTSSHSNYLEQINGTYAGVMVSHGNGCLYMGSSFKPQGYINSYLHGEFAASAAASLAILSSEENQASENRVSDNKRKQLSASFLLQAKAFSSVAVRFFWPNTEKKLVEVPRERCSWCLSCKASVASKRGCLLNAAASNAIKGAVKILSGLRPAKGGEGSLPGIATYIILMEESLTGLIGGPFQSAAFRKQWRKQAEQASSCSVIKSLLLELEENIRLVAFSMDWTKLVDGGSSVSSITHSAAGAAGSTQKRKPGRRGRKPMAIVEATADECQDIPTDFTWWRGGLISKFIFQKGTLPRRMVKKAALQGGVRKIPGIYYAEGSETAKRNRQLVWRAAVDMCKTTSQLALQVKYLDMHVRWSDLVRPEQSIQDGKGPETEASAFRNAYICNKRVVENEIRYGVAFGNQKHLPSRVMKSVVEVEQTQDGKEKYWFSELRIPLYLIKEYEEKMGKDLPSANKPTSAFTQKKSLRAPCKDIFSYLVRKRDGNDTYCCASCQADVTFRNAVKCNTCQGLCHELCTVSSTIDATKTCKQCSQNRALSQAKCSDESPKSPLLLQGKYFPKPISANKGDNVDNFNRPSASIATLKHSSGMKHGNSSNSTAKTKRNLGVIWKKKSEDTGTEFRLRNILLKGNPDRDSLIPTCHLCRRTYDPDLMYIRCETCSNWFHADAVGLEESKVYDVMGFKCSRCRRTRIPICPYLDPESKKQLEEKRMRPKASKIDNSGMEFGSGMISELNMDDEMSTQVVPSTEDNMYLEDDNSLYVSTSEEFSEQFPEADCEWNAAPMSVLGPKKLPVRRHVKNENDLDSSFASNPSNADFFGGNIMISADEIPANAERGTKLPVRRNGGMDKDSDTSFANNPTNVELSTPLEVEWDTSRNGFEEGMMFEYTDLQYDDMEFEPQTYFSFNELLASDDCGPLDGSANLTDNVDTLLGFPSDGLSDMSYFQHEHALSIDSAAVTVPCKMCSHSEPCPDLCCQMCGIWIHSHCSPWVEELFGETGWRCGHCRDWR, via the exons ATGGAGGGTGGTGTGGGTAGATCAGAAAGGAGAGGGAGGAAAAGGAGAAGAAAGGATGTAACAAATGTGGAGGTTGATCAAGATGGGAAGAAAAGGGCTGTTGGATTGAAGCCTAAATCATTGGTGGGTAGGTATGTGAGGAAGGAATTTGAGGGAAATGGGTTATTTTTGGGAAAgattatgttttatgattcGGGGTTGTATAGGGTGGATTATGATGATGGAGATTGTGAAGATTTGGATACGGGTGAATTGAAAGAGGTTTTGGTTGAAGAGGATGAGTTGGTTGGTGAATGGTTGGACAGGAAGAAAAAGTTGAATGAAATGGTGGCAGGTAGGGAGGTAAAGGATGTTGCTTCTCAGGTTGAGATTGAGGCTGATCCGATCAGTGCTGTAGTTGATGGGATTGAAGAAGTGCCAGATTCGAGTGACTTGAGGAATGATTGTCCTGTTAAACTTGAGAAGATGCAAGTAGATACTGATGCTGATTCACTGAGCGATTTGTCTGAAGATGATGAGGAGCAGGATTTAAGTTCAGAGGTGGAAAAGCCTCTTGTTCCTGCACCTGAACTGCCTCCATCTTCTGGCAATATTGGTATTCCAGAGGAGTATGTACCACACCTTTTATCCATTTATAGCTTTTTACGGACATTTAGCACCACATTGTTTCTAAGTCCCTTTGGACTTGATGACTTTGTGGGTGCACTCAGCTGTTCTGTTCCAAACTCGTTGCTGGACTCTATTCATGTTGCTCTAATGCGTGTTTTGAGGCGTCACCTTGAAAAGCTGTCATCTGATGGTTCTGAGCTTGCATCAAAATGCGTAAG GAACATTGATTGGAGCTTGCTTGATACAATGACTTGGGCTGCTTATCTAGTTCATTATTTAACGGGAATGGGATACACAGATGAACATGGTTGGAAAGGTTTTTATCCCCATACTTTGGAGAAGGAATACTACTCATTATCTGCCTGCAGGAAACTCATAGTTCTGCAGATCTTGTGCGACAGTGTCCTAGATTCTGAAGAGCTAAGAGAAGAAATTGACATGCGCGAGGAATCAGAGGTAGGAATTGATTCAGATGGCGGTACAGCTTTTGCCCCAGTTATTGGACCACGCAGAGTGCATCCACGGTACTCTAAAACTTCTGCCTGCAAGGACCAAGAAGCCATCAAGCTTAGTAAAGAAAACAGTGAAACAAATGTCTCTTCTAATACTACTTCTTTGGCTCCCAAAGTTAGTGGACAAGATTCCATTCGTGATGTTGATCAAGATGGTAATGGTGACGAGTGCCGTCTCTGCGGTATGGATGGAACATTACTTTGCTGTGATGGCTGTCCATCATCTTACCATGGTAGGTGCATTGGTGTTTCCAAGATGTATATACCAGAAGGAGCATGGTATTGTCCCGAGTGCACAGTCAATGAGCTTGGGCCCAAAATTACAAGGGGAACAACTCTGAAAGGATCAGAGGTGTTTGGTGTTGATTCCTATGGACAAGTCTTTATGGGCACTTGCAATCATCTACTTGT GTTGAAGGCTTTGGCTGGCTCAGACTGTAATGTGAGATACTACTATGACAACGACATACCCAAGGTCCTGCAAGCGCTCAATGCCAATGTGCAGCATTATTCCTTATATTTGGAAATATGCAAAGGAATTATTCAGTACTGGGAACTTCCAGTCAATATCATTTTCCCCAATGGTGAACTTTCTGAAATTAGGAGGCAAGGAGAATGTACAACAGGTGGTTGCCTTTCGTCATCACTTAATTCCTTGATTACAGAAAGTCATGGGGAAGAGAATACTGCAAGTTGTGTCACTGAATATGGTGCAGGAAATGCTCTTCTAGGCAGCTTCCCGATGGAACCAATGCAGAATGAGAATCTCGGTGCAGTTTCCCGACCTGATGGTCTCTGTCTGGCAAATATTGATTCTATAGCGAGACAGAGTAACACACCTATGGATTCGTTGCCATCTGAACAAATTCAAGTGAAATCCAGTGTATGTACTGGTTCAGCTGACCAGCAACTTATTCCTTCTGAGTGGACTGAACAAGATGGCCCAAATTTGGTAAAGACTGCTATGCATACCTCAAGCCACAGTAACTACTTGGAACAAATTAATGGTACTTATGCTGGTGTCATGGTGTCTCATGGAAATGGTTGCTTATACATGGGTTCATCTTTCAAACCTCAAGGATATATAAATAGTTACCTGCATGGAGAATTTGCGGCATCTGCTGCTGCTAGTCTAGCTATCCTTTCTTCTGAAGAAAATCAGGCATCTGAGAATCGCGTTTCAGACAATAAGCGTAAACAATTATCTGCAAGTTTTCTACTTCAAGCTAAAGCTTTCTCATCAGTAGCAGTGCGCTTTTTTTGGCCGAATACAGAAAAGAAACTCGTGGAAGTACCAAGGGAAAGATGCAGTTGGTGTCTTAGTTGTAAGGCTTCTGTCGCTAGTAAGAGGGGATGCTTGTTGAATGCTGCAGCATCAAATGCCATTAAGGGCGCTGTGAAGATACTTAGTGGTCTACGTCCTGCAAAGGGTGGTGAGGGAAGTCTTCCTGGTATTGCCACATATATTATATTGATGGAGGAGAGCTTAACTGGTCTGATAGGTGGCCCATTTCAGAGTGCAGCTTTTAGAAAGCAATGGCGTAAACAGGCAGAGCAAGCTTCTAGTTGCAGTGTGATCAAGTCTCTTTTGCTCGAA CTTGAGGAGAATATCCGCCTAGTTGCATTTTCTATGGATTGGACAAAGCTTGTTGACGGTGGATCATCTGTGTCTTCTATCACCCATTCAGCTGCTGGTGCTGCTGGATCAACTCAAAAGCGTAAACCAGGGAGACGTGGTAGGAAACCAATGGCTATTGTTGAAGCCACTGCTGATGAGTGCCAGGATATACCAACTGACTTCACTTGGTGGAGAGGTGGATTGATTTCTAAGTTTATATTCCAGAAGGGGACCCTACCCCGAAGGATGGTGAAGAAAGCTGCACTTCAAG GTGGTGTAAGAAAGATACCTGGTATTTATTATGCTGAAGGGTCTGAGACTGCCAAAAGAAATAGGCAGCTTGTTTGGCGGGCTGCAGTTGATATGTGTAAGACAACATCACAGCTTGCGCTTCAG GTGAAGTATCTAGACATGCACGTGAGATGGAGTGACCTTGTTCGTCCCGAGCAGAGCATTCAAGATGGGAAAGGTCCAGAAACAGAAGCTTCAGCTTTCAGAAATGCTTATATATGCAACAAAAGAGTTGTTGAAAATGAGATTAGGTATGGTGTTGCTTTTGGGAATCAGAAGCATCTCCCATCTCGGGTGATGAAAAGTGTAGTAGAAGTAGAGCAAACACAGgatggaaaggaaaaatattgGTTTTCTGAGTTGCGGATTCCTTTGTATCTTATAAAAGAGTATGAAGAAAAAATGGGAAAAGATCTGCCTTCAGCAAACAAACCCACAAGTGCATTTACACAGAAAAAATCCTTGAGGGCTCCTTGTAAAGATATTTTCTCTTATCTGGTTCGGAAGAGAGATGGCAATGATACGTATTGTTGTGCTTCATGTCAAGCAGATGTGACATTCAG GAATGCGGTCAAGTGCAATACATGCCAAG GTCTCTGTCACGAGCTCTGTACAGTTAGTTCAACAATTGATGCTACAAAAACTTGCAAACAGTGTAGCCAAAATAGAGCCCTTTCTCAAGCTAAATGCAGTGATGAATCTCCAAAAAGTCCTTTACTCCTGCAAGGAAAATACTTTCCAAAACCAATATCAGCCAACAAAGGAGATAATGTTGATAATTTTAATCGTCCATCAGCCTCCATTGCCACTTTGAAGCATTCTTCTGGGATGAAGCATGGCAATTCCTCGAACTCCACTGCAAAAACAAAGCGCAACTTAGGCGTCATTTGGAAAAAGAAGAGTGAAGACACTGGCACTGAGTTTAGATTAAGAAACATACTTCTGAAGGGCAATCCAGACAGGGATTCTCTCATACCTACTTGCCACCTTTGTCGCAGAACATACGATCCTGATTTGATGTACATCCGCTGTGAAACCTGTTCAA ATTGGTTTCATGCTGATGCTGTTGGACTTGAAGAGTCAAAAGTTTATGACGTTATGGGGTTCAAATGTTCTAGATGCCGTAGGACTAGAATACCCATCTGTCCTTATTTGGATCCAGAAAGCAAAAAACAGTTGGAAGAAAAGAGAATGCGCCCAAAGGCTTCAAAGATAGATAATTCAGGAATGGAGTTTGGTTCTGGGATGATTTCAGAGCTAAATATGGATGATGAGATGTCTACTCAAGTGGTGCCTTCAACGGAGGACAACATGTATCTAGAGGATGATAATTCTCTTTATGTTTCTACCTCAGAAGAATTCAGTGAGCAATTCCCGGAAGCTGATTGTGAATGGAATGCTGCACCCATGTCTGTGCTGGGCCCTAAAAAATTGCCTGTGAGAAGGCATGTAAAGAATGAGAATGATTTGGATTCTTCTTTTGCAAGCAATCCTTCCAATGCTGATTTTTTTGGAGGAAACATAATGATTTCTGCAGATGAAATACCAGCTAATGCAGAACGGGGTACTAAACTGCCAGTACGAAGAAATGGAGGAATGGATAAGGATTCAGATACTTCTTTTGCCAACAACCCCACAAATGTTGAATTATCCACACCTCTTGAGGTTGAATGGGATACTTCCAGAAATGGTTTTGAGGAAGGGATGATGTTTGAATATACTGATCTCCAGTATGATGATATGGAGTTTGAACCTCAGACCTATTTCTCTTTCAATGAATTGCTTGCATCTGATGATTGTGGCCCTCTTGATGGATCTGCTAATTTAACAGACAACGTTGACACATTGTTGGGGTTTCCATCTGATGGACTTTCTGATATGTCTTACTTCCAGCACGAGCATGCACTTAGCATAGATTCCGCTGCTGTTACTGTCCCTTGTAAAATGTGTTCTCATTCTGAACCTTGCCCTGATCTTTGTTGTCAAATGTGTGGCATATGGATCCACAGTCATTGTTCACCTTGGGTTGAAGAGTTGTTTGGAGAAACAGGTTGGAGGTGTGGCCACTGCAGGGATTGGAGATAG